Genomic segment of Nilaparvata lugens isolate BPH chromosome 6, ASM1435652v1, whole genome shotgun sequence:
ACGGGTGGCAGACGTCTACACTGTACACCCCATGAGGACATGAACCTCGAATCTTCTGCAagtttgaaaaacattggaggaatcattataaatatacacATCCCACAAAGAAAGCTATAGTTATACTTCCATTAGTTAGTTAGCTTTAGTTACTAACCTCTTCTTTCCGGTATTACGTACGATTGAtcattatactagtagttctgcgaacagtagacctcacgcagtattatcatccacaagtaccagatgtcaactattttaaatgtataaaactcagttcacgtttgaatttgtattccatatgatataattaatccagttccgtgatgatctttctatctgatgaaaattaattttttagaataaaaaatattataatttctacagcattatttagttcatttttattcacctattgaattagtttttttcgaatgtgagaatattgatactgatgggcacgcataataatacaatgactgaaaaacaaaatattgaaaccaaagaccttaaagctgcgattagaccaaatttattaaaaaaatgtttataactcaatccttttagattatatcaGATTTaaaataacttatcatacacatgatgaacatttgtGTGTGTCAacttctgttcaatctaatagaatctataaggattaagttataaccattttgctaataactttggtgtaaacccagcttaaagatgcatacctctttaatgtatttgattgaaactatagaccttatacaaatacagtaatagactggcttctccacacatctgtgtaatcacttgtcagatgatttatgatgaataattctatagtctgatttttactctaatattagcgtatgaaggaggctcctttttccttttatattatccttgaaatgcaaaatttccaaaaaccttgtatatacgttgacgcgcaatttaaaaaggaacatacctgtcgaatttcatgaatatctattaccgcttttcgccgtaaatgcgcaacatataaatatataaatatataaacatataaacatttaaacattaagagaaatgccaaaccgtcgacttgaatcttggacctcacttcgttcggtcaataaccATGATGCATATCAAGTtcctatttcaatatttaaaaaatgtattatagaaaaacatagaaataattattattgagaaagCATTgcaaagaaatagaaaaaattgataaaacacACTGAAGATAAATATCCTATAAAGGATCAAGTCTCATTAACTATGAGACTTGAGAATGACATAAAAATGTCggaaaaaatatgaagaaaataatgtgaAGAAAAAACTTAAGGAAAATATCGAAGCCTACCTGTATATTGTAAACAGATTAGAATTATCTGGAggatattaaatttattgaatagcATTTGGCATTTGGATAgtaaaatactttttatttacgGTAAGGGGAACCCTAATTTTCCTTATACATTTTAGGGAAAACcatatcaataaattgaatcaagaaGCCTCTTCTATTCAATGATATATGGCTGAACAATTGTaagaaaaaactgaataaaatatccTATATCATTGATGAATATAAGAGATAGTAGGTACCTATATAGCTTGATagataataatacaataaatactaaagagagagaaaaaactgtaattaaatataaaattctacttgagatataattatattatatgaaccgagtagaataattatgaaatgaGAACTTGTCAATAATAAGATGAATTGAATAgcatttaaatgaaataaataatttagagTCATCGGAAGAATCCGATGGGGAATCCGAATCCATAGGGAAGTTACCTTATAAATTTGGTAAAAAACTCAcatcaatgaattgaattgaatgttacGGAATGATTGAGCTGCATTGGGTAGAATAAATCGGCTACTGATTAGAATAGagctcaatttttataattttacaaaggcgactttctaggagtattttaagcctaggtgatgatgatgggatgaattaaaatacaatgaaggtagaagagctatgaatgaatgaaaattatagGTAATATAGGTAAATTATAGGTAAGTGGCTAtaatccacttgaattgatttgagtacacttttcagtccagaaataaaaaaaacgagaaatattgaatttgatttgactaaaaaccgaatataatataatgatcacattcaataaactctcaaaatttgaaaatattgagttattaggAAACATTTTGaaccaaaaataaaatttccataAATCAACTTTCCCATCATAAAAATTCCACTTCCATACAATTCTAGGTAGCCtacattgataaaattcaaattctcattgAAAAACTGAAGGTAATAATTATAAgagataatataaatttgacTAATGAAGTTTGATTAGTAGGCCGTCTAAACGATAATACAACTTGAAGAGAAAACgtttaaaaattatcatataaaattaaattgataaatctcAAATCCTATATTCCTATATTGGTACTACTTTTGAAActcaatttcaatgaaaaatactacaTTATAATATCAGATGCATAAAACTTGATACTtctaaaaaaatgaacaaaaaatatctAAATAATAATGTACATGAACGAAAAATATCTAATTAGATGATTGATTAGCCATTTCATAGAAACACTTCactttttttaagtttttaaaaaataaagggttcttcaagatttttatattgtttttactaATTAGAGGAGTTTgataaatagaatataaaaaagTATCATGAACatcaattaaatataaaaaatgctGTTGGAATgctaaaaaaatgtaatttattaaaaaaatgctTATATAAAAAATGctaattggaattttttaaataaaacatCAAGTTTCACAAGCCTGATTACCAAATAGATATAAGAGTTGAAGAGgaaaaaacaagaagaaaacTTCTGTATATTGATAACgtaatgaatttgattgataTGACAAGTGTTTTCTAGAATAATACTACTAAGATGAATGACCcctttattcataatttattgaaaccTTCAATGACAAACCGTACGGTATTGCAGCCCACGgtatttatatgaaaattttattttttatttatttatttattcgtggacagaatcacaaatcatatatttattcTCCTTCTACTGTAAATACCGTGCAGTAGCCTATATCTTCTGTAGGCTACTGCTCTCTTACTGTTCAAAGGCTGATAATAAGTACATGTATATTCAATTCGTGGTAGTATATCCAATTCAGAACTGATTCTGTCATTAGCATGGAAAAGTAATacatattagcatagagaaacggtagcataagtggatatcccataTGGTagagggcgtttatgtcgcaacttttactgttatcccaagccgatagttcatgtagttctttcccatgcagctgtgtgacgctggtagtctctcaaattgtgccattcatacacaataatatacagtaaaaattgacagtaatcggcttgagataacaataaaagttgcaGACAAAAGTTGCAATAAAAGTTAaagacataaacgccctataccatgggatatctaattACGCTATTTTTTCACTATGATACTAGTTCGTTTACCTGCATCACTGAAAATGTAGAGAgagaattatataaaaataataaactaatttttcaattttcaagcgTTGATTTTTGGAAATAGCAATtagaaataatgataattttcaataatattcagtTGCCATTCCATGGCAAAACAATTAATGCTGTAaccagtaggcctacctatattTAGTGGGTgaattatttctactttcatttatcaaaaatctggtgtgttcacgcgcatctcaagtctactattctaagatctgagccagctggtggcaggacaatagcgctgcagacgcacgaagtctgctatctcttcatagtgaatgattcgatagaatcaacagttgccaacagtttgcaattgaataatcttcatttctcgaatttcaagcttattttcaattttaggtgaaaatgttactgaacattaattgtagagatttttatgctcaatctcttccacttgaaatttcttgtttaaattgtatctgaagcctgataattgggaattcaaaatcaaactttgcatagatggggtgaagCTCTTGGaagttttacagatataggacttgtggcagttgatagagcttatcaatgactattttaagtatgaatttgatcgaaatagttggagccgttttcgagaaaatcgcgaaaaaccctgtttttgacaacattttcgccgccatattgaattgcatatttgatcgaaattgttcgtgtcggatccttatagtgaaaggacctcaagttccaaatttcaagtcattccgtttattgggagatgagatatcgtgtacacatacacacacacacacacacacacacacacatagaccaatacccaaaaaccacttttttggactcaggggaccttgaaacgtatagaaatgtggaaattgaggtaccttaattttttcggaatgcaatactttccttaatagggcaaggaaagtaaaaatgaatagTCATAAAACTTATTCCTCAGAAAAAAATTGTGGACCAACAACACTACCTATATATTTgtcatagatttttttttcattgtaacataggtaatagtatgaataaaagaaatattcatGATGATATGACATGAAAAATTCAATCACTgtgtaaacaaaatttttaatatagAATCTTGTAAGTTAGGTAAGTTTGTAGAACAATAGATCAAAAGAACTATAATAATACCAACAAAGCTCAATCTCGCAAAAATATTAAAGCATTCTAAATCAATCTACAGACTAATAACGATTAGTAAAAAAGTAATCAGCACAACCTTGTGGAATACATTCATCCAAATAAGCACCAAAAATTGAATACtaaaatatatatgtaaaactATACCAACATACCTCCATCTCGCAAGATAATTGAGGCATTCAATTAATCTGAAGACTAATAACGATTAATAAAAAAGTAATCAGCACAGCCTTATGGAATACATTTCTCCAAATAAGCACCAAAAATTGAATAGTACTAAAATATATTTGTCAAACTATACCAACATACCTCCATCTCGCAAGATAAGTGAAGCTTTCATATCAATCTGCACACTGATAACGATTACTAAATAAAGTAATCGGCACAACCTTGaagaatacatttttgaaataagcactaaaaaaagttgaaaaattcaaacaacTTTTCAGCCGCTTCTAATGTAGAGTGTCCATTCTAGAACCACCATTAGGCTAAACAATTATGAGATTAAAATGGAAAGAGAGGATTTCAACAGACAACAGGAAGTTAGTAAGGAAGTTATAAGAGATagcaaaaacaacaaaaaatgttccCGCTATCTTCATCTTCTCTATATTTTGTGAGAGGAAGGACAATATGATAATGAATTGACCAGGAAAGGGAGTAAATGGTGGGTATATGagttttatatttatagattGCTGTTTGTTGAGTTGAAATTATATATCTACATACATCAGTGTGGCTCGAAAGTGCACGGAAATTTCCTGAAAGCACATCTTTTAGCTGAGAATAACAGAAAAATGTGGCTTAAAATTGGAGGTTTATAAGTTATTTGTAAAACCAGTTGATACACATAGGTAGATTTTTGGACGTTCAATTTATTGCCGTtactatgaattctattagattgaacggaacttgacaaacatcatctgtttaatctaatagaatttataaggacggatcgtacgtccaaaaatcggtGTGTGTGAAACAAGGCTCACATTTAAATAGATTTTTGGACGTTCcattttttccgtccttataaattccagagtaaacggaacttggcaaacacatgaataaatcttctgtttgccaagttgtgttcaatctataatagaatttataaggacgggtAAAAATCGTCCGTTCAAGagtcgatgtgtgtgtaactagcctttTACTGTGTTGTAAACTATAGGGTACAATATTTCACCAAGAGATCATTTAGAAAGAGCTTAGAAAATAGGTTAATATGCCTACCCTGTTGAGGTATGACCATGTAAAATGATCAAGGCAATTGTCAAGATATTATTCTATGTTTCAGTGTATAATTCactctgtattgtagcgaaaggTCTAATATTATAGCACGGCatttgttaggtcaacctctattcATAGCCCGAATATctaccaaatctgggagatttgcatttttcatgaaatccatcatggatttttgcaaaaatggtcaaaaattaaaatcgctcaaactctcaggaatgatagtagGCCGATTTTTCTACTTGACGAGAGATCTTTCTCTGAGTGTGTAGGTTCTAAAGtataataataaacagaaaaacaatataaaaatcaataatgataaactttattcatattcaacaataaacaaaaatatatctcTTCAACATAAATAAACTTTATTAATACtgaaaaataatcaagtatATCTATATATTCAACAGAACACATGAAGTTCACCcatattcaacaacaatgaGAGCAAATAAGTCATTTCTACACAAATGAATAtttaacaatttattattgaaaaaatccgtagaaaatcaatttttatttagacaaaaataccaaaatatattatatctctTCCAGCACAATTAAATATTcaacaatgataaaaaatatatatacaaaacCAAATTTTATTCAGACAAAgataacaaaatataatatattttatataatgatattatcattTATCTTCCAGCTTAATCCACTACACTTATTTACAGTTAACAGATCAACTCAAATGACATTTTCAGACTGGTTAcattttaattcatttcaaaatatactGATTAATATCATTGAAAGGAAAAGACGTTGaagttgtcaataccactatatactcatcttcagctgaactaatgtgGTAAatgttaccatgaaacctggtgcTGTAAtgtgaatcaattttgaaaaaatatagtacTTACAACTAAAATACGTTGTAATACtttggtattgacaacatcaacgtctttttCGTTAAATTAAGGAGAAATACCTCAACATATCTTACCatacaattgaattattaatatcaCTTATAAGAATTATGGATGTTTCATTGATACTTTTTTAAAAAGCAACTACAATCTGATACAATAATACAAACTGATAGTTAATTTGAACGTGATATTGCATTCTAACACAACTAAGATATTTGACACAACTATCTTTATACACAACTAACGACAAAAGAGTAAGACTTGATGATAGCATTGCAATTTAATCTAATAGGATTTATTCGGTTTATTTTTCAACTTGAGCTTATTGTACAAcattatcttattttttctaataaacATGATCTGATTAGATACGAACTTACATAACTGAGGCTCTGCTTTTCGATGAAAGTATAATTAGAATAACATAGATTCTTATGGGAGAGTTCATGCATTTTCAGTCGGCGATTGTGTGGACACTCACATAACAACCAATGGTATTCTTTTACTGAATAGCAGAAATTCAGGGCTCAAATCTCATGCCATTGATAATAAGACTTGAAGTCTGGAGATAAAGGATCAGATAAAGTCTGATAATGAAGCAAATTCTATGTCATTGATAATAAGACTTGATAAAGTCAGTCATGACAAAATgtaattgaaaagtttttcaagGAGTTACCAATAATACTTTTTTAGAactttgaatcataatttatataATCTGAAATCAAATAAACTGGACCCAACTAATTCTAGAACATTCTACGAGGATAATACAGTATATCGGGGGATTCTCTGGCAGTTTCTCTGGGTCTAAGCGGTATGGTCAGGAAGTCTTTTCTATCATCTGAAGTGTCTTCAAGTTTGATCTGAAATCAAAAAAGGGAATTATTGGCACAAAATTGACAAATaagttagaaaattttatcTTCACttagaaataaacatttataaaatagaagaaGCACTTTCTTTACTAGTTTAAGAATCACTCTCCTCCCAAGAATTCTACCTCCACTATGTTTCGACTCATTTGAATACTTTCATTTTATGTTTCAACTCTCTACCCTCACTTAACCACCAAGTTTTGATCCATATtccaatatttaaataaaattatagaataaaAAGCTTCTCTTCAACCATTTACTTACGAGTAGTACCGGTCTCAATTTTTCAAAGGGTTCTAGGTAGGAGAAATTGGCAAGGGCTTTGAAAAGTTCAATTACCAtccaatatttaaataaaaagaagttgatgagaaattataaattatatatttcaaagGCCGATTGCACAACAGCTtcttaaattttaaccgtgattaattcaacgagaaccaatcagagaagccttctttccaAAATAGTCTTCTCAGATTggtttttgtaaatttaaacatgaatgaaatttaacggacttttgtgcaaccgggcttgaATCAACTTTCAGGTTTTATTATTGAACTCACCTTCAACTTAGTCTCCAACCCTGACGCTCCCCACCTCTCCGACTTTGGCGGCAAAATCGTCAAACAATCAGCTGTTGAAACAGCTGTCCTACTGCGACCCAAGGTCATTTCAAGGTCATCGCTATTTTTCACCCTTGCATCGTTCACCAGACACGACTTACTAGGTTTCCCACCATTTCCACAAGTCATAAACTTATAGTTCCCGATTTGATGTCCACTAGAACTGTTTCCATGAGTTATAAATCCATTATTTCCTGAATTTTGTAGATTATAACCATTCCCAACTGTCATAAAATTGTCATTTACAACATTTTTTCCACTATAAATGTTTCCAGAGGTCACAAAATCACAATTCCCGACTTTTTGCTGACTAGAACCGTTCCCAGAGATCATAAAAtccttttttccaatattctgtTGACTAGACCTGTTCCCAACAGTCATAAACTCAAACCTCCCTAAACCCTGTTCATTAACACCGTTTCTAGCCGACATAAAGTCATAGTTTATGACGTTGTTCTGGCAGGAATCGTCATCACAGGACATAAAATCGCAACTCCCACTTTTGTAGCACACACACGGTTTGGTAACAGGTGGACTGGTGGACTTGAAAGCGGGCAACCAATCACGTTTCCCGTTGACAGGGTTCACGAACGGCGCGGAGATCGAGGAGATATCTCCGGAGATGGGCGAGAAAGTGCACTTGGGAGGTGTCACTGACAGGTGGTTGAGAGTTTTCTGTTTTTCGTTGCCGGGGTTTGGTCCATAGACAGCATCCAGGAGCTCCAAGCCGCTTTTGTAGAGTTTGTTCTTGCTGGTGACCGAAGCTGGAagagaaaaacaaattatattatctaccgtatataataagagagagtggggttgtgtttgttcgcaccaaaacatgtcaacttgtggatttcATACCacaaaacgggaatgatttagatctccaaatttagcacatagattctaaaaatatcaatcttgtgCACCTCGaagtccaaatttcaattttctttctagatttttcagatttaatgttcaaattttatttatcgGACTTGAATACATACCatagtta
This window contains:
- the LOC111059444 gene encoding uncharacterized protein LOC111059444 encodes the protein MSDNDFPLEAKSSDPASVPVNFSDYYIQFAHCAIKNLTLTRLDREELENTSKRPVRFLARFYHKRRAQISEGQKEEEDSSSFLAKEISQSKEKLERSLPIQYGAHTVKTDTFSRITRRAQPSEEQGGSESSSFLSKYGFQSKENVKKSQPVQYGANTIRSDEWPRISRMRAQADEQFNDASVTSKNKLYKSGLELLDAVYGPNPGNEKQKTLNHLSVTPPKCTFSPISGDISSISAPFVNPVNGKRDWLPAFKSTSPPVTKPCVCYKSGSCDFMSCDDDSCQNNVINYDFMSARNGVNEQGLGRFEFMTVGNRSSQQNIGKKDFMISGNGSSQQKVGNCDFVTSGNIYSGKNVVNDNFMTVGNGYNLQNSGNNGFITHGNSSSGHQIGNYKFMTCGNGGKPSKSCLVNDARVKNSDDLEMTLGRSRTAVSTADCLTILPPKSERWGASGLETKLKIKLEDTSDDRKDFLTIPLRPRETARESPDILYYPRRMF